From the genome of Zonotrichia albicollis isolate bZonAlb1 chromosome 20, bZonAlb1.hap1, whole genome shotgun sequence, one region includes:
- the MTFR1L gene encoding mitochondrial fission regulator 1-like isoform X2, with product MDAEATIPIWQNKPHGSARSVVRMIGSNLPLKPCPRATFEVLPSVSDLYLGDVPPVPTLADIVWIAADDEETYARVRSDTRPLKHKWKPSPFTVIQRNASVPNLRKQEEKLLALKKPGLPALSRTTELQDELSHLRSQIAKIVAAQSASAQLTPDLLSPGSSNASSPVHCFGPSFQSTTSFVISDITEEEAELESPEAPSVAELELPPLCGAAEGRPEPREPDEEDSVSLSKASSFADMMGILKDIHRMKQSKDLSRPSLKQEDPAVLIAEVLRRKFALKDEDLALKEK from the exons ATGGACGCGGAGGCC accATCCCCATCTGGCAGAACAAGCCCCATGGCTCAGCTCGCAGCGTGGTCAGGATGATCGGCTCCAACCTGCCCCTGAAGCCCTGTCCCAGGGCCACCTTCGAG GTGCTGCCCAGCGTGTCAGATCTGTACCTGGGGGATGTGCCCCCCGTGCCCACCCTGGCTGACATCGTGTGGATCGCCGCTGACGATGAGGAGACCTACGCCAGGGTCAG AAGTGACACTCGCCCTCTGAAGCACAAGTGGAAGCCGAGTCCCTTCACGGTGATCCAGAGGAACGCCTCGGTGCCCAACCTGaggaagcaggaggagaagctgCTGGCCCTGAAGAAGCCTGGCttgccagccctgagcaggaccaCGGAGCTGCAGGATGAGCTGAGCCACCTGCGGAGCCAGATCGCCAAAATCGTGGCTGCACAGTCAG cctcGGCCCAGCTGACCCCGGACCTGTTGTCTCCGGGCAGCTCCAACGCCTCCTCTCCCGTGCACTGCTTCGGGCCCTCCTTCCAGTCCACCACGTCCTTCGTCATCAGCGACATCACGGAGGAGGAGGCGGAGCTGGAGAGCCCCGAGGCGCCGTCGGTGGCCGAGCTGGAGCTGCCGCCGCTCTGCGGCGCCGCCGAGGGCCGGCCCGAGCCCCGCGAGCCCGACGAGGAGGACTCGGTGTCCCTGTCCAAGGCCAGCAGCTTCGCTGACATGATGGGGATTCTCAAGGACATTCATAGGATGAAGCAGAGCAAGGACTT GAGCCGCCCGTCCCTGAAGCAGGAGGACCCGGCCGTGCTCATTGCAGAGGTGCTCAGGAGGAAGTTTGCCCTCAAGGACGAGGACCTGGCCCTGAAGGAGAAGTGa
- the MTFR1L gene encoding mitochondrial fission regulator 1-like isoform X1, protein MDAEATIPIWQNKPHGSARSVVRMIGSNLPLKPCPRATFEVLPSVSDLYLGDVPPVPTLADIVWIAADDEETYARVRSDTRPLKHKWKPSPFTVIQRNASVPNLRKQEEKLLALKKPGLPALSRTTELQDELSHLRSQIAKIVAAQSASAQLTPDLLSPGSSNASSPVHCFGPSFQSTTSFVISDITEEEAELESPEAPSVAELELPPLCGAAEGRPEPREPDEEDSVSLSKASSFADMMGILKDIHRMKQSKDLSQAELSARNLGCLQSRPSLKQEDPAVLIAEVLRRKFALKDEDLALKEK, encoded by the exons ATGGACGCGGAGGCC accATCCCCATCTGGCAGAACAAGCCCCATGGCTCAGCTCGCAGCGTGGTCAGGATGATCGGCTCCAACCTGCCCCTGAAGCCCTGTCCCAGGGCCACCTTCGAG GTGCTGCCCAGCGTGTCAGATCTGTACCTGGGGGATGTGCCCCCCGTGCCCACCCTGGCTGACATCGTGTGGATCGCCGCTGACGATGAGGAGACCTACGCCAGGGTCAG AAGTGACACTCGCCCTCTGAAGCACAAGTGGAAGCCGAGTCCCTTCACGGTGATCCAGAGGAACGCCTCGGTGCCCAACCTGaggaagcaggaggagaagctgCTGGCCCTGAAGAAGCCTGGCttgccagccctgagcaggaccaCGGAGCTGCAGGATGAGCTGAGCCACCTGCGGAGCCAGATCGCCAAAATCGTGGCTGCACAGTCAG cctcGGCCCAGCTGACCCCGGACCTGTTGTCTCCGGGCAGCTCCAACGCCTCCTCTCCCGTGCACTGCTTCGGGCCCTCCTTCCAGTCCACCACGTCCTTCGTCATCAGCGACATCACGGAGGAGGAGGCGGAGCTGGAGAGCCCCGAGGCGCCGTCGGTGGCCGAGCTGGAGCTGCCGCCGCTCTGCGGCGCCGCCGAGGGCCGGCCCGAGCCCCGCGAGCCCGACGAGGAGGACTCGGTGTCCCTGTCCAAGGCCAGCAGCTTCGCTGACATGATGGGGATTCTCAAGGACATTCATAGGATGAAGCAGAGCAAGGACTT gagccaggcagagctgtcagcgagGAATTTGGGCTGTCTGCA GAGCCGCCCGTCCCTGAAGCAGGAGGACCCGGCCGTGCTCATTGCAGAGGTGCTCAGGAGGAAGTTTGCCCTCAAGGACGAGGACCTGGCCCTGAAGGAGAAGTGa